In Halorussus limi, a genomic segment contains:
- a CDS encoding LamG-like jellyroll fold domain-containing protein, with amino-acid sequence MTDVREATDDLLAEKPNLESDLREVLSVDERTNGWSFDDVPLDSGTFGELVSRDIVAKDSDAYEVRDPRAVRAVLDGDSDTAVESERGDGPNLPSLSLPSVSIAEAGALGAALAFVLLMRTYIYPSVFRGDYVVLPSNDPYYYRYWVEQLAADATGIFDFSVLSRVPSAVAKGEPLMVGTLWWLTNLLGGADAAGWVLAWYPVVSALLVGVLVYGIAVRVTGDRRVALASVVFLAVIPAFAYRTGLGFADHHAFDYPWLALTALALVLLADVDRNDLAEIRPWLAAGVLGVAVAGQVMAWEAGPLLIGALGAYVAVRAAVDVRVNRSPLVSSTPILVGLAFASVLTHLAHTGFGWHTDVVAYSPMLLFVGVLAVSLAGEAVRRAEMPAFVLGGAEVAGVLTGLLVLQTFLPTYAARLNQRLTFLLFKSGPAETQSIFAGGASGFFIGPILELGFAWFLGLPMLALVGWRAYRQERRAWLVVSTYGWYFLVLATFQRRFVGEFAPFIAIFAGYGFVVLSAKLDVTSPVALGDDEPHGETWRPLFGLPERGTVTMVVILLLFVTSAGAVQTGVRHEQVKIEDEKFEAATWIDEYADEQGLEYPENYVLSKWGRNRVYNYFVNGEARSYKFAENHYESFLSSRNPESQYQKLNDRVGFIVTKDIDVQKVPKNSNYARLHHRFGSAGTNGRTGAGHYRALYASDSKSIKVFGLVPGARIVGNASPGEKVTISKEVEVEGAKFDYERTVKANPYGVFSVTVPYAGKYTVDGDTQSVSEVAVTSGQLVKSHRRSGLAHWPFEKARDKAVYDRVGGHRGTVNGSTSQVDGVSGKALAFDQNKTKYVEMNVTAPQQFTLSLWVKPDRIDVTEKNDYRRLISSPDLSNVLVIGEGRQIVFRVPGVERSYFGASEVPVGEWSQVTATYNGTHRTIYVNGTQVGTDRIGNRIVDWNGQLRLGSGYSGETRHAYNGAIDEVRIFDRALTPEEVRQRYEADNATAT; translated from the coding sequence ATGACTGACGTACGCGAGGCGACCGACGACCTCCTCGCGGAGAAACCAAATCTCGAATCGGACCTGCGCGAAGTGCTCTCGGTCGACGAGCGCACTAACGGGTGGTCCTTTGACGACGTGCCACTCGACTCGGGGACGTTCGGCGAACTCGTCTCGCGCGACATCGTCGCCAAGGACAGTGACGCATACGAAGTAAGAGACCCCCGCGCTGTTCGGGCGGTCCTCGACGGCGATTCCGACACTGCGGTCGAATCCGAACGCGGCGACGGACCGAACCTCCCGTCGCTGTCGCTTCCATCGGTGTCGATAGCGGAGGCGGGCGCGCTCGGTGCCGCGTTGGCGTTCGTCCTGCTGATGCGAACCTACATCTATCCGAGCGTATTCCGCGGCGACTATGTCGTCCTCCCCTCGAACGACCCATACTACTACCGCTACTGGGTCGAGCAACTCGCCGCGGACGCGACTGGTATCTTCGACTTTAGTGTGCTTTCCAGGGTTCCCAGCGCAGTGGCGAAAGGCGAACCCCTGATGGTCGGAACGCTGTGGTGGCTCACCAACCTGCTCGGCGGGGCCGACGCCGCGGGATGGGTGCTGGCGTGGTACCCCGTCGTCTCCGCGCTCCTCGTCGGGGTGCTGGTGTACGGTATCGCGGTCCGGGTGACTGGTGATCGGCGAGTTGCACTCGCGTCGGTCGTGTTTCTCGCCGTGATTCCGGCGTTCGCCTACCGAACGGGGCTCGGATTCGCCGACCACCACGCCTTCGACTACCCGTGGCTCGCGCTGACCGCGCTTGCGCTGGTCCTGCTGGCCGACGTGGACCGAAATGACTTGGCCGAGATTCGGCCGTGGCTGGCGGCGGGCGTGTTGGGCGTCGCAGTGGCCGGACAGGTGATGGCATGGGAAGCCGGACCGCTACTCATCGGTGCGCTCGGTGCCTACGTCGCCGTTCGGGCCGCCGTAGACGTTCGAGTCAATCGGTCGCCGCTCGTGTCGAGTACGCCGATTCTGGTCGGACTGGCGTTCGCATCGGTGCTCACCCATCTCGCTCACACCGGCTTCGGATGGCATACCGACGTAGTGGCCTACTCGCCGATGCTGTTATTCGTCGGCGTGCTGGCCGTGTCACTTGCCGGCGAAGCAGTCCGTCGGGCCGAGATGCCAGCGTTCGTCCTCGGCGGGGCCGAAGTCGCCGGTGTGCTGACCGGCTTGTTGGTTCTCCAGACGTTCCTGCCGACGTACGCCGCCCGATTGAACCAGCGGCTGACCTTCCTCCTGTTCAAGTCGGGACCGGCGGAGACCCAGTCGATATTCGCGGGCGGTGCGTCCGGATTCTTTATCGGCCCGATTCTCGAACTCGGCTTCGCGTGGTTCCTCGGCTTGCCGATGTTGGCGCTGGTCGGGTGGCGGGCCTACCGGCAGGAACGCCGTGCGTGGCTCGTCGTCTCTACCTACGGGTGGTACTTCCTCGTGCTGGCAACGTTCCAGCGGCGGTTCGTCGGCGAGTTCGCGCCCTTCATCGCCATCTTCGCGGGCTACGGCTTCGTCGTCCTGTCTGCCAAGCTGGACGTGACTTCACCGGTCGCGCTCGGCGATGACGAACCGCATGGCGAGACGTGGCGACCGTTGTTCGGGCTCCCGGAACGGGGTACGGTCACGATGGTTGTGATCCTCCTGCTGTTCGTGACTAGTGCGGGCGCGGTGCAGACCGGCGTCCGACACGAGCAGGTTAAAATCGAGGACGAGAAGTTCGAGGCCGCGACGTGGATCGATGAGTACGCCGACGAGCAAGGGTTGGAGTATCCGGAGAACTACGTACTGAGCAAGTGGGGTCGCAATCGTGTCTATAATTACTTCGTGAACGGCGAGGCGAGGTCATACAAGTTTGCAGAGAACCACTACGAATCATTCCTCTCTTCGCGGAATCCCGAATCACAATATCAAAAGCTGAACGATAGGGTTGGGTTCATCGTCACGAAAGACATCGACGTGCAGAAGGTTCCGAAGAACTCCAACTACGCCCGACTCCATCACCGGTTCGGAAGTGCCGGAACCAACGGCCGGACTGGCGCAGGTCATTACCGGGCGCTCTACGCCAGTGACAGCAAGTCGATCAAAGTGTTCGGACTCGTCCCAGGTGCGAGGATTGTCGGCAACGCTTCGCCGGGCGAGAAGGTGACGATCTCAAAGGAAGTCGAAGTTGAAGGCGCGAAGTTCGACTACGAGCGGACGGTAAAGGCCAACCCCTACGGGGTTTTTAGCGTGACCGTTCCGTACGCCGGTAAGTACACCGTCGACGGAGACACCCAGTCGGTCTCCGAAGTCGCAGTGACTTCGGGGCAGCTCGTGAAATCTCACCGGCGAAGCGGCCTCGCGCATTGGCCGTTTGAGAAGGCCAGGGACAAAGCGGTGTACGATCGAGTCGGCGGCCATCGCGGAACGGTGAACGGATCTACATCGCAGGTAGACGGCGTCTCAGGAAAGGCGCTGGCATTCGATCAGAACAAGACGAAGTACGTCGAAATGAACGTAACTGCCCCCCAGCAGTTCACGCTCAGCCTGTGGGTGAAGCCCGACCGAATCGACGTAACCGAGAAGAACGACTATCGCCGCCTGATTAGCAGTCCAGATCTCTCCAACGTTCTCGTCATCGGTGAGGGCAGACAAATAGTATTCCGTGTTCCTGGAGTTGAGAGAAGTTACTTCGGAGCGAGCGAGGTTCCGGTCGGTGAGTGGTCCCAAGTCACGGCCACCTACAACGGTACTCACCGAACGATTTACGTGAACGGCACGCAGGTCGGAACCGACAGAATCGGCAACAGAATAGTCGACTGGAACGGACAACTCCGACTTGGAAGCGGATACAGTGGGGAAACACGGCACGCCTACAACGGTGCAATAGACGAGGTTCGCATCTTCGACCGCGCACTTACGCCGGAAGAGGTCCGTCAGCGCTACGAGGCGGATAACGCAACTGCGACGTAA
- a CDS encoding VirB4 family type IV secretion system protein, producing the protein MIREKLPFWSSSEETGSEHDDSSDNPTVAHENDTGDLDTIPDIHQTIVTPSSIDERPNAVQTGTDWTQTLWVGEYPDAPTDGLFESLYSTAETRQTDISLHLDPRDTRATLDSLENQIEDLEADYEYLSEKRRAGARGVKKDLEDYQEMYDVLRNTPTKAFDVSMYLASRGPSQNDLGTDAVTSTARRSPANLTPVTPRWSQLDTLISGSPVGVDKLNETMNTKTPMLSGAVGAMFPFVSGAFAEPGIEYGTYALNESPLIFDRFNRETGYCMMVIGKLGAGKSFSTKLHLTRRAMYDEDSVIVMLDPLAGFAGVNDTLGGERVTVGGTRGFNPLELKATPDSVFAEVPDLDPWGEQISWVLTFFETFFAHVANNPLGDRKQTLRRTVQETYERQGITRDPATHHKESPTVRDVISTLEDLLQDPEAFGYTTTGEQDSVRADAQSLLKDLRPSFRPEGDLANLARQAEFDLDSKVIYLDLHQEEGTRGRTETSLMMQVLFNAVYERAKQTDKRVVFVIDEAHYLMNDATSLEFLETAVRHSRHYDLSIQFITQTGGEFALTPEARTIANLCSVTLVHRVKEEAEKLAEWFDLSEREVNWVRTAKAGNEDDGFSEALLGIDEEGWFPLRVRASDFEADVIDRGGDRMR; encoded by the coding sequence ATGATTCGAGAGAAACTACCCTTCTGGAGTAGTAGTGAAGAGACGGGCAGCGAACACGACGATAGTTCGGATAATCCGACTGTCGCGCATGAAAATGACACAGGTGACCTTGACACTATTCCGGACATTCACCAGACTATCGTCACGCCGTCGAGTATCGACGAGCGACCGAACGCAGTTCAGACCGGGACGGATTGGACTCAGACGCTTTGGGTTGGGGAGTATCCCGATGCGCCCACGGACGGCCTCTTCGAGTCGCTGTATTCGACGGCCGAAACACGCCAGACGGATATCTCACTCCATCTCGACCCACGCGATACGCGAGCGACTCTCGACTCACTCGAAAACCAAATCGAGGACCTCGAAGCCGACTACGAATACCTCTCCGAGAAACGCCGTGCCGGAGCGCGTGGCGTCAAGAAAGACCTCGAAGACTACCAGGAGATGTACGACGTCCTTCGGAACACACCAACGAAGGCGTTCGATGTCTCGATGTATCTGGCCTCGCGTGGACCGTCTCAGAACGACCTTGGGACAGATGCCGTCACCAGCACGGCACGGCGTTCACCTGCGAACCTGACACCGGTTACTCCTCGGTGGTCGCAACTGGACACGCTCATCTCTGGGAGTCCTGTCGGCGTCGACAAACTAAATGAGACGATGAATACGAAGACGCCGATGTTGAGCGGTGCAGTCGGCGCGATGTTCCCGTTCGTCTCTGGAGCCTTCGCCGAGCCCGGCATTGAGTATGGAACATACGCGCTCAACGAGAGTCCGCTAATCTTCGACCGTTTCAATCGAGAGACGGGCTACTGCATGATGGTCATCGGGAAACTTGGCGCAGGCAAGTCCTTCTCGACGAAACTCCACCTCACCCGGCGGGCAATGTACGACGAAGACTCGGTCATCGTCATGCTTGACCCCTTGGCTGGCTTCGCTGGCGTGAACGATACCCTCGGCGGTGAGCGCGTAACTGTCGGCGGGACGCGAGGGTTCAACCCCCTCGAGCTGAAGGCAACTCCAGACTCGGTGTTCGCAGAAGTACCGGACTTGGACCCGTGGGGAGAGCAGATCTCGTGGGTGCTCACGTTCTTCGAGACGTTCTTCGCTCACGTCGCCAACAACCCGCTCGGCGACCGCAAGCAGACGCTTCGCCGGACAGTTCAGGAGACCTACGAGCGACAAGGCATCACTCGTGACCCTGCGACGCATCACAAGGAATCGCCGACGGTACGAGACGTTATCTCGACGCTTGAAGACCTCCTGCAGGATCCTGAGGCATTCGGGTATACCACTACAGGGGAACAGGATAGCGTCCGCGCTGATGCACAATCGCTTCTAAAAGATCTCCGGCCATCGTTCCGGCCTGAGGGAGACCTTGCTAACCTCGCACGTCAGGCCGAGTTCGACCTTGACTCGAAGGTCATCTATCTGGATCTCCACCAAGAGGAGGGGACACGTGGACGCACAGAGACGAGCCTGATGATGCAGGTTCTATTCAACGCGGTCTACGAGCGGGCCAAACAGACCGACAAGCGAGTCGTGTTCGTCATCGACGAAGCGCACTATTTGATGAACGACGCAACATCGCTAGAGTTCCTAGAGACGGCGGTGAGGCACAGTCGCCACTACGACCTCTCGATTCAGTTCATCACTCAGACTGGTGGAGAGTTTGCGTTGACGCCGGAGGCTCGGACGATTGCGAATCTTTGTTCGGTGACGCTCGTCCATCGCGTGAAAGAAGAAGCCGAGAAACTCGCTGAGTGGTTCGACTTGAGCGAGCGCGAGGTGAACTGGGTACGAACCGCAAAGGCCGGGAACGAAGACGATGGATTCTCTGAAGCATTGCTCGGTATCGACGAAGAAGGCTGGTTTCCGCTTCGTGTCCGGGCGAGCGACTTCGAAGCAGACGTTATCGATCGTGGCGGTGATCGTATGCGATAG
- a CDS encoding sugar transferase, with protein MVSGYRYRVLSVVGTAFIAVLAVLIANASSLQMLFTTAVPVFRRLPATVLAGNKLVLVVVTTTLVVVGSLVPLFKPWPRRILDTILHTQRRTVTACLALATIGYFDYTYRLPRSTLVLATAVLLVGLPMWFVAIRRRPSNQHRAVIVGDDPEEIADVLDEIDVPVVGYVSPPSPYYTDSEEVSSKPAVADGSGEALLADLDCLSGLSRLDEVLVDYNVDTVVLAFAQPDRAEFFGALDTCYDHGVDAKVHREHTDDVLTTTANPDDILVDIELEPWDWQDYVFKRVFDIAFAFAGLLAFAPFIFVIAVAIKLDSSGPVLYSQERTAEFGDTFTVFKFRTMVPENESATPIDDEANDRITRVGRFLRRTHLDEVPQLWSILIGQMSVVGPRAVWTDEEQLLEETTDMWRKRWFVKPGLTGLAQINDAKSTDPTAKLRYDLKYIRRQSFWLDVKIVVRQIWKVLSTATE; from the coding sequence ATGGTCTCCGGGTACCGGTATCGAGTGTTAAGCGTCGTCGGCACGGCGTTCATTGCGGTTCTCGCCGTCCTGATTGCGAACGCCTCCTCTTTACAGATGCTGTTTACGACTGCGGTCCCGGTGTTCCGGCGATTACCAGCGACCGTGTTGGCTGGCAATAAGCTCGTTTTGGTCGTCGTGACGACGACGCTCGTCGTTGTTGGTTCGCTGGTGCCGCTGTTCAAACCCTGGCCGCGGCGGATTCTCGATACGATTCTCCACACCCAGCGGCGCACGGTCACCGCCTGCCTCGCGCTCGCCACTATCGGGTACTTCGACTATACGTATCGACTCCCTCGCTCTACGCTCGTACTGGCGACGGCCGTACTCCTCGTTGGCCTTCCGATGTGGTTCGTGGCAATTCGTCGTCGACCATCGAACCAACACCGGGCAGTCATCGTGGGTGACGATCCCGAGGAGATCGCCGACGTGCTGGACGAAATCGACGTGCCGGTGGTTGGTTACGTCTCACCGCCGAGTCCGTACTACACCGACAGTGAAGAGGTTTCGAGTAAGCCTGCGGTCGCCGACGGTAGCGGTGAAGCACTGTTGGCGGACTTGGACTGCCTCAGCGGCCTCTCACGACTCGACGAGGTACTCGTCGATTACAACGTCGATACGGTGGTGCTGGCGTTTGCCCAGCCCGACCGCGCGGAGTTCTTCGGCGCGCTCGACACCTGTTACGACCACGGCGTCGACGCGAAGGTACATCGAGAACACACCGACGACGTGTTGACGACGACGGCCAACCCGGACGACATTCTCGTAGACATCGAACTCGAACCGTGGGACTGGCAGGACTACGTGTTCAAGCGTGTGTTCGACATCGCCTTCGCGTTCGCCGGACTATTGGCATTTGCCCCCTTTATATTCGTCATCGCAGTGGCGATCAAGCTCGACAGCTCAGGACCAGTCCTGTACAGCCAAGAGCGGACCGCGGAGTTCGGCGACACGTTCACAGTCTTCAAGTTCCGGACGATGGTTCCTGAAAACGAGTCGGCGACGCCCATCGATGACGAGGCGAACGACCGTATTACTCGCGTCGGGCGGTTCCTCCGCAGGACACATCTTGACGAGGTCCCCCAACTGTGGTCGATTCTCATAGGACAGATGAGCGTCGTCGGACCGCGAGCGGTCTGGACCGACGAGGAGCAACTGCTGGAGGAGACGACGGATATGTGGCGCAAGCGGTGGTTCGTCAAGCCCGGACTTACCGGCCTCGCCCAGATCAACGACGCTAAAAGTACGGACCCGACCGCGAAACTCCGGTACGACCTCAAATACATACGTCGCCAGTCGTTCTGGCTCGACGTGAAAATCGTGGTCCGTCAGATCTGGAAAGTGCTCTCTACCGCTACGGAGTGA